One window from the genome of Methanobacterium formicicum encodes:
- a CDS encoding ATP-binding protein: protein MKEDGNTMKIAITGGKGGTGKSTLSTSLALELSHSNKVMLVDADVECPDDHIILSTTRERIADVESLIPVFNQDKCSKCGNCSEVCRENAIVSVKDRYPFVISGQCNGCGACLLVCPSGAIREGKQVVGAVYKGKCQQNISSENLLLIWGEIEVGCENTSLVVKSTKDHALSIASGKSSYNSQLQSTNSNNSSSEDTWNSPYEYILIDTAAGTHCNVINALIGVDLALAVTEPTPLGKHDLELILSLLKIMETPVQIVVNKADMGDLNLIHQLSQGSNFPIIQEIPYEKDIMKKHSRNQPVTHDSLKKLADSISNLSIVGGEE from the coding sequence ATGAAGGAAGATGGAAATACTATGAAAATAGCCATAACTGGTGGAAAAGGTGGAACAGGTAAATCCACCCTATCAACCTCTCTCGCCCTTGAATTATCCCACTCAAATAAGGTCATGCTGGTGGATGCTGATGTGGAATGTCCAGATGACCACATAATTCTATCAACCACCAGGGAAAGGATAGCCGATGTGGAGTCATTAATCCCAGTCTTTAATCAGGATAAATGTTCAAAATGTGGGAACTGTTCAGAAGTGTGCCGGGAAAATGCAATTGTATCTGTCAAAGATCGATATCCATTCGTAATTTCAGGACAATGCAATGGTTGTGGTGCCTGTTTACTGGTTTGTCCATCTGGGGCCATTCGAGAAGGAAAACAGGTTGTAGGGGCTGTTTATAAGGGTAAATGCCAGCAAAATATTAGTTCAGAAAACCTGCTCCTGATATGGGGTGAAATTGAAGTTGGCTGTGAAAACACATCTTTGGTGGTAAAATCTACAAAAGACCATGCTCTGAGTATAGCTTCCGGAAAATCCAGTTATAACTCCCAACTTCAGTCTACCAATTCCAATAACAGTTCTTCTGAGGATACGTGGAATTCACCCTATGAATATATACTGATAGACACGGCCGCCGGTACCCATTGTAACGTTATAAACGCCTTGATCGGAGTGGATCTGGCTCTGGCAGTGACCGAACCCACACCCCTGGGAAAGCACGATCTGGAGTTGATCCTCAGTTTACTGAAAATAATGGAAACACCAGTCCAGATAGTGGTTAACAAAGCAGATATGGGTGATCTGAACCTTATCCATCAACTATCCCAAGGTTCTAATTTCCCCATTATTCAGGAAATTCCCTATGAAAAAGATATAATGAAAAAACACTCCAGAAATCAGCCAGTTACCCATGATTCCCTTAAAAAATTAGCAGATTCCATATCAAACCTTTCCATTGTGGGTGGGGAGGAGTAG
- a CDS encoding cation diffusion facilitator family transporter: MTNGVDRTNQKQLKKYRLIKGQRAAKYSTLTNLALSIIKGVFGLMSGSVALIADSIHSFSDIFASLAVYIGLKLSQRKPDEKFPYGYYKAETMASLIIAVVILISGLEIASESLQGIIDPQPLKLPIIAILVAVLSVAVSLLLSRYEQRVGNEIESPALINDAKHSLIDVFSSLLVFAGILSSYIGYLSIQGVAGLMVALLVIWMGFKIGKDALLVLLDASIDPETVQQIKNIVLAVDGVEGVHEVRVRSSGPYLFGELHLETKKNLSVEKAHEISDKVEEMIRREVEKLETLLVQVEPVKKDVIRFALPVKTSQGLQSQPSTHFGKVPYFLIWDVQGGDIESYQIKANPARDLEKKRGIKTAEFLVNEKVDVILGEELGEGPKYALSENVVRFASPEGGTVKEIMENTKEMVI; this comes from the coding sequence ATGACTAATGGTGTGGATAGAACCAATCAAAAACAGTTAAAGAAGTATAGATTGATAAAAGGTCAGAGAGCAGCCAAGTATTCCACTTTAACTAACCTGGCCCTGAGTATTATTAAAGGTGTTTTTGGGTTAATGTCCGGAAGTGTAGCCCTCATAGCCGATTCAATTCATTCTTTTTCTGATATATTTGCTTCTTTAGCAGTTTACATTGGATTGAAACTATCCCAGAGAAAACCTGATGAAAAATTTCCCTATGGCTATTATAAAGCAGAAACAATGGCTTCCCTCATAATTGCCGTGGTTATCCTGATAAGTGGTTTGGAAATAGCATCAGAGTCTTTACAGGGAATAATTGATCCTCAACCATTGAAATTACCCATAATTGCCATTTTAGTCGCTGTTTTATCAGTCGCTGTATCCCTCCTTTTAAGCCGTTACGAACAGAGAGTAGGCAATGAAATTGAATCCCCGGCACTAATAAATGATGCTAAACATAGCCTTATTGATGTTTTCTCATCGTTACTGGTTTTTGCAGGAATATTATCATCTTATATTGGCTATTTAAGTATTCAGGGTGTTGCCGGACTCATGGTCGCTCTTTTGGTTATCTGGATGGGTTTTAAGATTGGTAAAGATGCGCTGCTGGTACTGTTGGATGCCTCCATTGATCCAGAAACAGTGCAGCAAATAAAAAACATTGTTTTGGCTGTGGATGGAGTTGAAGGGGTGCACGAAGTCAGAGTAAGAAGTTCAGGACCCTATCTGTTTGGAGAATTACATCTAGAAACTAAAAAAAACTTATCAGTGGAAAAAGCCCATGAGATATCAGACAAAGTGGAAGAAATGATCCGGCGGGAAGTTGAAAAACTGGAAACACTACTAGTACAAGTGGAACCAGTTAAAAAAGACGTGATCCGGTTTGCACTTCCAGTAAAAACCAGCCAAGGATTACAATCCCAACCCTCAACTCACTTTGGTAAAGTACCCTACTTTCTTATCTGGGATGTTCAGGGAGGAGATATAGAAAGCTACCAGATCAAGGCCAACCCTGCACGGGATCTGGAAAAAAAGAGGGGAATAAAAACTGCTGAATTCCTGGTTAATGAAAAGGTTGATGTGATTTTAGGAGAAGAACTCGGTGAAGGTCCCAAATATGCCCTTTCTGAAAATGTAGTCCGTTTTGCCAGTCCAGAAGGTGGTACTGTAAAAGAAATCATGGAAAATACTAAGGAAATGGTTATTTAG
- a CDS encoding P-loop NTPase, whose translation MKTITILSGKGGAGKSTLTASLVVMLAERNKIVAVDCDADAPNLALVLGLQEKEFKSRESLKTGEKAYISWKKCQSLKFCPKCQAAKHCLDSCNYSAITWNLEEGRPEINELLCTGCGACLLSCPTKAIELEEVENAMISVGNTHYGFPIVSGQLKVGESGSGKVVNALRTKASKIAHEINAKYMILDAAAGIGCPVIASVRGSDYALLVTEPTPMAFSDLKKAIELINHFNIPCGAVINKWGVNKDFSYQLQDYFQNHQIPLLGMIPYDIRFVEALVNLKPAVVYEPNFKNVFTKIMKNCRSEMEKI comes from the coding sequence ATGAAAACTATTACAATCCTATCGGGAAAGGGAGGTGCTGGTAAAAGTACTTTAACAGCTTCATTAGTTGTAATGTTGGCAGAACGCAATAAAATTGTGGCTGTTGATTGTGATGCTGATGCACCGAATTTAGCTCTGGTACTGGGCCTCCAGGAAAAGGAATTTAAGAGTCGGGAATCTTTAAAAACCGGTGAAAAGGCTTACATATCCTGGAAAAAATGTCAATCCCTAAAATTCTGTCCCAAATGTCAGGCTGCCAAACACTGCCTGGATAGCTGCAATTATTCAGCCATAACCTGGAATCTGGAAGAGGGCCGACCTGAAATTAATGAGCTCCTGTGCACTGGTTGTGGGGCCTGTCTTTTAAGCTGTCCCACTAAAGCCATTGAACTCGAAGAAGTTGAAAATGCCATGATTAGTGTGGGAAATACTCATTATGGATTCCCTATAGTTTCAGGACAGTTAAAAGTAGGTGAATCTGGTTCCGGTAAAGTGGTTAATGCCTTAAGAACCAAAGCTTCAAAAATTGCCCATGAAATTAATGCAAAATACATGATCTTAGATGCTGCGGCAGGAATTGGATGCCCGGTCATTGCCTCGGTTAGGGGAAGTGATTACGCCCTACTGGTCACAGAACCCACTCCCATGGCATTTTCAGACCTTAAAAAAGCTATTGAACTAATTAACCATTTTAACATTCCCTGTGGGGCAGTTATCAACAAGTGGGGAGTTAATAAGGACTTCTCCTACCAATTACAGGACTATTTCCAGAACCACCAGATACCTCTTCTGGGAATGATCCCCTACGATATAAGATTTGTAGAGGCTCTAGTTAATTTAAAGCCGGCAGTTGTTTATGAACCAAACTTCAAGAATGTTTTCACCAAAATAATGAAGAACTGCCGGTCTGAAATGGAAAAAATCTAA